The genomic segment GGATGATCGatggcagcaggaggaggtggcgaggcatcgggctcgatttgggccctcgttTTTTGAGTCGGGCGCCGGTTCTGGTGGAAGCAGACAAGATCCAGAGTTTCAAAGGACAACATCAGTCAGGGAGGGCGAGGGCAGAGGACGTAGCCGGATTGCATCTATCCTGGGTGgttttggtagccgaaagaagtcTTTCGGAGGGATTCCACCAGGTGCGTCAATCcatgatgtagatccgcatGCCTTCCCCAGAAGAGATTCGAAGCAGCAAAGAGTAGACACAatgtggaagaaggagaagaagaaggatatgtggcgagctattggatcctggttccacttcagccacattCCAGCAAATGCtgcagacaatacatactacaaGTCTGCCATTTCTGCCATACAGACTGCCGGTCCCGGTGTTGATCCTCCAGGTCCGAGGGACatctacggtgagcttcttgacaacaataaggaagagCTAGAGAATTGGATTGGTTCATATAAAAGCAAGTGGCCCACATATGGGCTCACtctgatgtgtgatggttggaccggtccgacAAAGCGGGCcatcatcaactttctgacatactgtgatacgaagaccttcttccacaagtcaGTTGATGCTTCGGATAAGGTGCACAACGCCTCATACATCCTCAGACTTATggaggaggtgattgatcagattggagaggagaatatcgtgcaggtcgtcactgataaCGGACCGCAATATAAGTTGGCCGGGCaggtcttgatggagcggcgaccacaaattttctggaccccatgtgctgcacattgcaTCGACCTCATCCTGATGGATATtggaaagatccgtagggtgcaacaTACGGTGGAGATAGCCCAACGCATCACCAGGTATATTTATAGCCATACTTGGGTTCTTTCATTAATGAGAAGGTATGCAGGGGGAGAAATTCTTAGAccaggagtcacacggtttgctacgaattacattgcacttgatagccttatcgagaagaaaggagccctacgtcagatgtttgttAGTCCCGAGTGGCAGGAAAGTAGATATGCCCAGGCCGGCACTGAAGGAAGCAGGATGGAAGACTTGGTAAGCAGGCAGTCATTCTGGCAGCGGGCCAATGCGatagtcaaggctatcaaaccattatatgaagtgctgcgggcCGTGGATAGCGAGAGGTATCCCCAGATGGGctttttgtatcacatgatggagaaGGCAAAGGCTCAGATCATGGAGGCAGATGTAGCCCATGTCCAGgagtacatcgacatcattgagcGGCGGTGGGGAGCCCAAATGGGTAGGGAtttgcatctagcaggtaagcgataatattgataattatactgattgatatatttgtatagttatactaagatggtgtcatctatgtgcagcatactatcTGAATCCCCGGTTTCAGTACGAGAgtggaattggtatggatgatgaacttcttcatgctttgcgtaatgttatttataagatggagcctgatccagaagTCGCCGCGTTATGTATAGAAGAGGTAACTATGATTTAGTAACATATGTAAATATATCAGATCTTATATTATTGACATACTACAACAAGCTTCTTTCCAcagaccaaattatttagagagggtAGCCACAGCTTTGGACAACGACCAGCTGTCGTGAGCAAGACAACTATGAATCCAGGTACAATACAAATCTGCAAGACATTTTTGCATCTGAATTATCTTCAACTATGAGGCCATCATATATATAAAATGTAattatcttcaatatttttgcagctgaatggtggattcattttggcggatccgcaaaaaatcttaagcggatagctatccggattCTCTCCCAAACGGTCTCCTCGACTGGCTGTGAGCGCAACTGGTCCACCTTCGGCCTCATCCACAGCAAACAAAGGAACCGTTTGACacaaaagcgcctcaacgacttagtttatgtgcactacaatctacggttgaggctaaaatgcattcaagaggaagtggagctcaagtatgcaGATCCCATCTATAGAACTTTtacagatgatgatgataatcctATGCTCGACTGGCTTGCGGCccagcagcaggagcccgagct from the Phoenix dactylifera cultivar Barhee BC4 chromosome 14, palm_55x_up_171113_PBpolish2nd_filt_p, whole genome shotgun sequence genome contains:
- the LOC120113033 gene encoding uncharacterized protein LOC120113033, which codes for MEPSRRGQPQERNIGWEHGKMLGERHQFQCNYCHKCFKGGGVTRLKQHLAGNSREISACSECPPTTRQLMRKNLAEIKAAKERAAKQKAEVERQAAEAPSYHLMESQEAEGPDEEEAQIQAAMRASLDDRWQQEEVARHRARFGPSFFESGAGSGGSRQDPEFQRTTSVREGEGRGRSRIASILGGFGSRKKSFGGIPPGASIHDVDPHAFPRRDSKQQRVDTMWKKEKKKDMWRAIGSWFHFSHIPANAADNTYYKSAISAIQTAGPGVDPPGPRDIYGELLDNNKEELENWIGSYKSKWPTYGLTLMCDGWTGPTKRAIINFLTYCDTKTFFHKSVDASDKVHNASYILRLMEEVIDQIGEENIVQVVTDNGPQYKLAGQVLMERRPQIFWTPCAAHCIDLILMDIGKIRRVQHTVEIAQRITRYIYSHTWVLSLMRRYAGGEILRPGVTRFATNYIALDSLIEKKGALRQMFVSPEWQESRYAQAGTEGSRMEDLVSRQSFWQRANAIVKAIKPLYEVLRAVDSERYPQMGFLYHMMEKAKAQIMEADVAHVQEYIDIIERRWGAQMGRDLHLAAYYLNPRFQYESGIGMDDELLHALRNVIYKMEPDPEVAALCIEETKLFREGSHSFGQRPAVVSKTTMNPAEWWIHFGGSAKNLKRIAIRILSQTVSSTGCERNWSTFGLIHSKQRNRLTQKRLNDLVYVHYNLRLRLKCIQEEVELKYADPIYRTFTDDDDNPMLDWLAAQQQEPELDEPGSPPRPASIIATEAMVDPQQWAERNIPRTPTADMTWLEGSQSPHDWSDAPVQRDDPLMRGRGRGRSTTQSTRSGGRQSQQTRKGKERAPMESVEEETWTSSDEDSGGDGSTSHGGSGGQYGTSYETQPEGGFRYTGESQFTHATQDTDHGRPSDIGRSDTIAYRRRAPRGRSRGQDAAADDLPYGVESIDVSSSESSYYPRPQPAYGYGASESSSGSYYPAQPGGSYGSDFSAGIFGWAPYQDTSQSQSFSERSESSYDPTRIPRGLSIQDYNAAWLEGWVDLPPYYADDPDIDEKHRHSTRF